Within the Bradyrhizobium cosmicum genome, the region CCAGCTCCTTGCCGCCGGTCTTCACAATGCGGCCGGCCGCGAGCACATGCACGACATCGGGCACGATATAGTCGAGCAACCGCTGATAGTGCGTGATGACAATCATGCCGCGGTCCGCCGCCCGCAGCCGGTTGACGCCGTCTGCGACGATGCGGAGCGCGTCGATGTCGAGGCCGGAATCGGTCTCATCCAGTACGCAGAGACGCGGCTCCAGGAGCGCCATCTGAAGCGTCTCGTTGCGCTTCTTCTCACCGCCAGAGAAGCCCACATTGAGGGGGCGCTTGAGCATCTCCGGATCGATACTGAGTTGCTTGGCAAGTTCTCGCACGCGCTTCAGGACGTCGGGCGATGACAGCTCTTCCTCGCCACGCTTCTTGCGCTGGGCATTGAGCGCGGTGCGCAGGAAAGTCAGCGTGGCGACACCGGGAATTTCAAGGGGATATTGAAAAGCCAGGAACAGCCCCTTGGCGGCGCGTTCATCCGGCGCCATGGCCAGCAGGTCTTCGCCATTCAAATACACTTCGCCACCGGTGATCTCGTAACCCGGCTTGCCTGACAGCACATAGGACAGCGTCGACTTGCCGGCGCCATTCGGCCCCATGATGGCGTGGACCTCGCCTTTGCCGACGCAAAGGTCGAGCCCATTGAGGATCTGGCGGCCATCGATCTCCGCCTTGAGCCCACGGATGTCCAGGAGCGCCGTCATCACACTTCTCCTTGCGTCTCGCGTTCGGCCATCATCAGCCTACGCTACCTTCGAGCGAGATCGAGATCAGCTTCTGCGCTTCCACCGCGAACTCCATCGGCAGTTGCTGCAGCACGTCCTTGACGAAGCCGTTGACGACGAGGCCGACCGCCTCTTCTTGCGAAAGGCCGCGCTGGATGCAGTAGAACAGCACGTCCTCGGAGATCTTCGAGGTCGTCGCCTCGTGCTCGAACGTCGCCGAGGAGTTCTTCGCCTCGATGTACGGCACGGTGTGCGCGCCGCATTTGTCGCCGATCAGCAGGGAATCGCAGGCCGTGAAGTTGCGCGCGCCGGTCGCCTTGCGATGGGCGGTGACGAGGCCGCGATAGGTGTTCTGCGACTTGCCGGCTGCGATGCCCTTGGAGATAATCCGGCTCGACGTGTTCTTGCCGAGATGGATCATCTTGGTGCCGGAGTCGACCTGCTGATAGCCGTTCGAGATCGCGATCGAGTAGAACTCGCCGCGCGAATTGTCGCCGCGGAGAATGCAGCTCGGGTACTTCCAGGTGATCGCCGACCCGGTCTCGACCTGGGTCCAGGAGATCTTGGAGTTGTTGCCACGGCAGTCGCCACGCTTGGTGACGAAATTGTAGATGCCGCCCTTGCCTTCCGAATTGCCGGGGTACCAGTTCTGCACCGTCGAATATTTGATCTCGGCGTCGTCATGGGCGACGAGCTCGACCACGGCGGCGTGCAGCTGGTTCTCGTCGCGCTGCGGCGCGGTGCAGCCTTCGAGATAGCTGACGTAAGAGCCCTTGTCGGCGATGATCAGCGTGCGCTCGAACTGGCCGGTGTTGCGCTCGTTGATGCGGAAATAGGTCGACAGCTCCATCGGGCAGCGCACCCCCGGCGGCACGTAGACGAACGAGCCGTCGGAGAACACCGCCGAGTTCAGCGTCGCGTAGAAATTGTCCGAGGTCGGAACCACCGAGCCGAGATATTTCTGGACCAGCTCGGGATGCTCGCGGATCGCCTCCGAGATCGGCATGAAGATCACGCCGGCCTTCTTCAACTCGGCCTTGAAGGTGGTCGCGACCGAGACCGAATCGAACACCGCGTCGACCGCGATCTTGCGCCTGTTGGGGTCCTGCTCGCCGGGCTTGGGCTCGACGCCTTCGAGCATGGCGACTTCCCGCAAGGGGATGCCGAGCCTCTCATAGGTCTTCAGGATCTCCGGATCGATCTCGTCGAGCGAGGTGATCGTCTTCTTCGGCTTCGGCGCCGAATAGTAATAGAGGTCCTGGAAGTCGATCTTGGGATAGTCGACGCGGGCCCAGGTCGGCTCGGTCATGGTCAGCCAGCGCCGATAGGCTTCGAGCCGCCACTGGAGCATCCAGGCGGGTTCGTTCTTCTTCTCGGAGATGAACTTGACGGTCTCTGCCGACAGCCCTTTCGGGGCCTTCTCGGATTCAATTTGCGTTTCGAATCCATAGCGATACTGATCAACGTCGATGCCGCGGACCCGCTCGATCGTTTCCTGAACCGCTACCATCTATTGCTCCCTACGCGAAATCGATAGACCAGCCGTGCTCCGCGCACGATGCGTACGTGCCCGGTTGGCCGCGTAGGCGATGACCCGCGTCACATGACGTTCGGGACCAGTCACGAGCAGGCCCAGTTGCATGGCCCGGCGCAGGACCTGTGCCGCCAGCGTATCGATCCAGCCCGATGGTCGTGAGCGCGTCATCGGCCCGCCCTATGCTGGAACGCAAGTGTCGGGTACGGGGCAGACGACCGCGCATTGCGCCGTATCGAAATGCCCTTCGCACTCCGTGCACTTCTTCGGATCGATGACGTACATGTCGCGCTTGAGGCTGATCGCGGCGTTGGGACATTCGAACTCGCAGGCACCGCAGACCGTGCATTGTGAGGCGATGATCTTGTAGGCCATGTGGTGCGGCTCCTCGACCGAGCGATGTCATTTGACATCACCCTTTCAAAGGCCGTGCCAACCGCGAAAGGCCTGAAATCCAATAGCTATCTTGCTTATCGCGTTGTCGTGGGCCCGACAGCGTGTCGCATCTGCGACATGCGCTGTCAGAGCCGCTTGACCTCAATGTCGTACTTCTTCAGC harbors:
- the sufC gene encoding Fe-S cluster assembly ATPase SufC, with product MTALLDIRGLKAEIDGRQILNGLDLCVGKGEVHAIMGPNGAGKSTLSYVLSGKPGYEITGGEVYLNGEDLLAMAPDERAAKGLFLAFQYPLEIPGVATLTFLRTALNAQRKKRGEEELSSPDVLKRVRELAKQLSIDPEMLKRPLNVGFSGGEKKRNETLQMALLEPRLCVLDETDSGLDIDALRIVADGVNRLRAADRGMIVITHYQRLLDYIVPDVVHVLAAGRIVKTGGKELALELEATGYAQYQSEAA
- the sufB gene encoding Fe-S cluster assembly protein SufB, which produces MVAVQETIERVRGIDVDQYRYGFETQIESEKAPKGLSAETVKFISEKKNEPAWMLQWRLEAYRRWLTMTEPTWARVDYPKIDFQDLYYYSAPKPKKTITSLDEIDPEILKTYERLGIPLREVAMLEGVEPKPGEQDPNRRKIAVDAVFDSVSVATTFKAELKKAGVIFMPISEAIREHPELVQKYLGSVVPTSDNFYATLNSAVFSDGSFVYVPPGVRCPMELSTYFRINERNTGQFERTLIIADKGSYVSYLEGCTAPQRDENQLHAAVVELVAHDDAEIKYSTVQNWYPGNSEGKGGIYNFVTKRGDCRGNNSKISWTQVETGSAITWKYPSCILRGDNSRGEFYSIAISNGYQQVDSGTKMIHLGKNTSSRIISKGIAAGKSQNTYRGLVTAHRKATGARNFTACDSLLIGDKCGAHTVPYIEAKNSSATFEHEATTSKISEDVLFYCIQRGLSQEEAVGLVVNGFVKDVLQQLPMEFAVEAQKLISISLEGSVG
- a CDS encoding 4Fe-4S binding protein gives rise to the protein MAYKIIASQCTVCGACEFECPNAAISLKRDMYVIDPKKCTECEGHFDTAQCAVVCPVPDTCVPA